The Vibrio quintilis DNA window ATTGTTTTACCTCACGAGGAATTATGTCCGGATGGTGCAGTTTTAACAGCGGAAACTGGTGAAACTGTACTTGATGTCGCTCTGAAAAACGGAATTGAAATCGAACACGCGTGTGAAAAATCCTGCGCGTGTACCACATGTCATGTCATTATCCGGGAAGGCTTTGATTCGCTGGATGAAAGTGATGAACTGGAAGATGACATGCTTGATAAAGCGTGGGGGCTGGAGCCTGAATCCCGGCTTGGTTGTCAGGCTAAAATTGCGGATGAAGATTTGGTTGTTGAGATTCCGAAGTACACACTGAATCATGCCGCAGAAGATCACTAGACTGTGTTTCGCAGTCTGAACAGTACCGTAGAAAAAGGTTAGAATGATGAAATGGACTGATTCCCGGGATATTGCCATTGAGCTATGTGAACTTTACCCTGACATGGATCCGAAAACTGTCAGGTTTACCGATTTACATCAGTGGATTACTCAATTAGATTCATTTGATGATGATCCAAATCGTTCAAATGAGAAGATACTTGAAGCGATTCTTTTATGCTGGATGGACGAAATCGATTAAGTGTTGCTATGAATATCAGACTGACAGATAAAATGGGCCTTGCAGGCCCGTTTTTATCTGATTGACATCTTTGAAGTACATCATAGCCACACAATAAAAGATCAGTTTCATTTTTGTTAATTGATGAGCAGAACCGATTCTCCGCAAACAGAGATTATCGGAATATTTTATAAAAAATAAATGGCTGATATGCCATGAAGACAAGGAGATATCATGTCTGTAACTATGTCAGTTTATATTAGCCGTGACCCGGCACCTGAACAGTGGGGTGAAAAAGCTCTGATTTCTTACACCGAAACCGGGGTAACAATTCATATTGATGCTGAAGAACCCATGTTACCTTTGATTCAAAAAGCTGCCCGGAAAATAGATGGACAAGGTCTTCGCCATGTGGAGCTATGTGGTGAAGAGTGGGGGCTTGAAAATATCTGGGCATTTTATCAAGGTTACAGGGATCCCAGGAAGTCGAATAATGTTTCATGGAACCTTTTGAATCAACCTGAACAGACAGAACTTGAAGCAAGAATTAAAACAACTGACTGGATCAGAAATGTGATCAATAAAAGTGCGGAGGAAGTTGCTCCCC harbors:
- the fdx gene encoding ISC system 2Fe-2S type ferredoxin, whose product is MPKIIVLPHEELCPDGAVLTAETGETVLDVALKNGIEIEHACEKSCACTTCHVIIREGFDSLDESDELEDDMLDKAWGLEPESRLGCQAKIADEDLVVEIPKYTLNHAAEDH
- the iscX gene encoding Fe-S cluster assembly protein IscX, translated to MKWTDSRDIAIELCELYPDMDPKTVRFTDLHQWITQLDSFDDDPNRSNEKILEAILLCWMDEID